One genomic segment of Acinetobacter oleivorans DR1 includes these proteins:
- the rlmD gene encoding 23S rRNA (uracil(1939)-C(5))-methyltransferase RlmD: MKQQAKSRKPQQPEYIFQVETLSHEGRGIAHYGSHPDHPADKHGKKVFIRYALPGETVKAQITHQAKRLEEAEMVQLLGGPSTHRIDAICPHYGICGGCSMQHIHPDEQIRLKQSVLQSHLQHFAGIQPEQWLEPIRSLQTDYRRRARIGVRYLPKPDRLIMGFREHHSNRLTSIHTCSVLDKKLSDSLPELRILLQSLKGKAHIGHVELAKGDHEISLLVRHVEKLNNSDVNQLKQFALDKWWQLYLQPKGPESIHRIDDEKGALRLHYALERFNVNFAFSPLDFTQVNATVNEQMVQLACELLQLQPGEKVLDLFCGLGNFSLPLARCVGESGQVVGVEGSEEMVQRATANAKCNSLVQATFFSQDLTKDFSHHSWANQGFDALLIDPPRAGAYEIMQYVSNFGAKRIVYVSCNPATLARDAGVLVQYGYQLKKAAVMDMFTHTEHVESIALFEKIQEIND, encoded by the coding sequence TTGAAACAACAAGCCAAATCTCGCAAGCCTCAACAACCTGAATATATTTTTCAAGTTGAAACACTTTCTCATGAGGGGCGGGGAATTGCGCATTATGGTTCTCATCCTGATCATCCAGCAGATAAGCATGGCAAGAAAGTTTTTATTCGTTATGCATTGCCTGGAGAAACTGTAAAGGCTCAGATTACCCATCAAGCAAAGCGTCTTGAAGAAGCTGAGATGGTGCAGTTGTTAGGAGGACCTTCAACTCATCGCATAGATGCAATTTGTCCTCATTATGGTATTTGCGGTGGCTGTAGCATGCAGCATATCCATCCTGATGAACAAATCCGTTTAAAGCAAAGTGTGCTCCAATCGCATTTACAACATTTTGCAGGCATTCAACCTGAACAGTGGCTTGAGCCAATTCGATCTTTACAAACAGATTATCGTCGTCGTGCTCGAATAGGGGTGCGCTATCTGCCAAAGCCAGATCGCTTAATTATGGGGTTTCGTGAACATCATAGTAATCGGCTAACTTCTATCCACACTTGTAGTGTTTTGGATAAAAAACTATCAGATAGTTTGCCTGAGCTGCGTATTTTACTCCAAAGTCTAAAAGGCAAAGCGCATATAGGTCATGTAGAATTAGCAAAAGGTGATCATGAAATTTCTTTATTGGTTCGTCATGTAGAAAAATTAAACAATTCTGATGTCAACCAATTAAAGCAATTTGCGTTAGACAAATGGTGGCAGTTGTATTTACAGCCTAAGGGGCCTGAAAGTATTCATCGTATTGATGATGAAAAAGGTGCTTTACGTTTACACTATGCCTTAGAGCGGTTTAATGTAAATTTTGCTTTTTCGCCATTGGATTTTACTCAGGTCAATGCCACAGTAAATGAACAAATGGTTCAATTGGCATGTGAATTGCTTCAATTGCAACCAGGTGAAAAGGTACTTGATCTATTTTGCGGTTTAGGCAATTTCTCACTCCCGTTAGCACGATGTGTTGGTGAGAGTGGTCAGGTTGTCGGTGTGGAAGGGAGTGAAGAAATGGTGCAGCGGGCAACAGCTAATGCAAAATGCAATAGTTTGGTGCAAGCAACCTTCTTTTCACAAGATTTAACAAAAGATTTTTCGCATCATTCTTGGGCAAATCAAGGATTTGATGCATTATTGATTGATCCTCCTCGTGCTGGTGCATATGAAATTATGCAGTATGTATCAAATTTTGGAGCAAAAAGAATCGTTTATGTATCATGTAATCCAGCTACACTGGCAAGGGATGCGGGTGTTTTGGTCCAATATGGTTACCAGTTAAAAAAAGCAGCTGTGATGGACATGTTTACGCACACAGAACATGTTGAATCCATTGCACTATTTGAAAAAATTCAAGAGATAAACGATTAA
- a CDS encoding 3'-5' exonuclease, which produces MRFPTLVFDIETLTDLKAGAHLYHLDLPEADVEQALTKLRRQESGMDFQRLPLHEIVCISGLWIDESGFRLFSFSREQYSEAEILQKFLSIFDKRHPTLVSWNGSQFDLPVILFRAMYHGLSAPGLFDQGEIDSQKRFNNYQNRYHHRHIDLMDVMAMFNGRNFQKLDDIACILGLPGKRGESGYHVPEYVRNQQWLELTSYCEGDVLNTWFIYLRWLVLKGQLSVDEHNHWISSSIEYLQTMPQQSDFLEVWKRTSKHTEFTSHYFNPSDF; this is translated from the coding sequence ATGCGTTTCCCTACCTTAGTTTTTGATATTGAAACTTTAACTGATTTAAAAGCGGGAGCGCATTTATATCATCTTGATTTACCAGAGGCTGATGTAGAGCAAGCATTGACTAAACTCCGTCGTCAAGAATCAGGCATGGATTTTCAGCGCTTACCTTTGCATGAAATTGTTTGTATTTCTGGTCTATGGATTGATGAGTCTGGTTTCAGATTGTTTTCTTTTAGTCGTGAACAATATTCTGAAGCTGAGATTTTGCAAAAGTTCTTGTCAATTTTTGATAAGCGTCATCCGACTTTAGTGAGTTGGAACGGCTCACAATTTGATTTACCCGTCATTCTATTTCGCGCGATGTATCATGGGCTTTCTGCTCCGGGCTTGTTTGATCAAGGTGAGATTGATAGCCAGAAGCGTTTTAATAATTACCAAAACCGTTATCACCATCGCCACATTGATTTAATGGACGTGATGGCAATGTTTAATGGGCGTAATTTTCAAAAGCTTGATGATATTGCCTGTATTTTAGGTTTGCCGGGTAAACGCGGTGAATCGGGTTATCATGTGCCTGAATATGTTCGTAATCAACAGTGGTTAGAATTGACTAGCTATTGTGAAGGGGATGTACTCAATACATGGTTTATTTATTTGCGTTGGCTCGTACTAAAAGGCCAGTTGAGCGTAGATGAACATAACCACTGGATTAGTTCGAGTATTGAATATTTACAGACCATGCCGCAGCAGTCTGATTTTCTTGAAGTATGGAAACGTACTTCCAAGCATACTGAGTTTACCTCTCACTATTTTAATCCTTCAGATTTTTAG
- the cysM gene encoding cysteine synthase CysM, protein MSNTQPDFLADEFLLDHYVGKTPLVRLQRLASHTQATVLAKLEGNNPAGSVKDRPAYNMIMQAEKRGQIKPGDTLIEATSGNTGIALAMVAAMRGYKMKLIMPNNMSQERKDAMLAYGAELIEVTPQQGMEGARDLALQMEKEGKGHVFNQFGNPDNVEAHYLTTGPEIWKQTGGKITHFVSSMGTTGTIMGVSKYLKEQNPDIQIIGLQPADGSSIAGIRRWPKEYLPTIFDSSRVDRTIDIPQIDAEKTMRKLARMEGISAGTSSGGAVWASIKIAEENPDAVIVCIICDRGDRYLSTGLFSVQDDNS, encoded by the coding sequence ATGAGTAATACACAACCTGACTTTTTAGCCGACGAATTTTTGTTAGATCACTATGTAGGTAAGACACCTCTAGTTCGTTTGCAGCGATTAGCTTCTCATACGCAAGCGACGGTTTTAGCAAAATTAGAAGGTAATAATCCGGCAGGTTCTGTAAAAGACCGTCCTGCATATAACATGATTATGCAGGCAGAAAAACGTGGTCAAATTAAGCCAGGCGACACCTTGATTGAGGCAACCAGTGGGAACACAGGTATTGCTTTGGCAATGGTTGCTGCAATGCGTGGCTATAAAATGAAACTTATTATGCCGAACAACATGAGTCAGGAGCGTAAAGATGCGATGCTGGCTTATGGCGCAGAGCTGATTGAAGTAACGCCGCAGCAAGGTATGGAAGGTGCACGTGATTTAGCCTTGCAAATGGAAAAAGAAGGTAAGGGGCACGTTTTTAATCAGTTTGGTAATCCTGACAATGTTGAAGCTCATTACTTAACAACTGGTCCTGAAATTTGGAAACAAACAGGTGGGAAAATCACCCATTTTGTAAGCTCAATGGGTACGACTGGTACCATCATGGGTGTTTCTAAATATTTAAAAGAACAAAACCCAGATATTCAAATTATTGGTTTACAACCAGCAGATGGTTCAAGCATTGCTGGTATTCGCCGTTGGCCGAAAGAATATTTACCTACTATTTTTGATAGTAGCCGTGTGGATCGTACCATTGATATTCCACAAATTGATGCTGAAAAAACCATGCGTAAATTAGCGCGGATGGAAGGCATTAGTGCGGGTACATCTTCAGGCGGTGCGGTATGGGCATCTATCAAAATTGCAGAAGAAAATCCAGATGCTGTTATTGTTTGCATTATCTGTGACCGTGGCGACCGCTACTTGTCTACAGGATTGTTTTCAGTACAGGACGATAACTCATAA